One genomic window of Ilyobacter polytropus DSM 2926 includes the following:
- the mgtE gene encoding magnesium transporter yields MRIGRDLNQLVDMLEAFLRNQREKRLHYSELSKIFIRLRKLDKEKFLEYIKRMPSKDLGDILLSLSENVLEEALEALSVKKLVSTIKRLESDDATDLLQDIEDIDEELAAEILEGLDYKEQEEIQLLKSYEEDQAGAYMQTEVFVASDSETVKETIERFRILKVNGELENVSSVFITGDYKNLVATISLEDIILFDLNNSFKELIIKSPEKYKPRYVRDVDDIEDVAKLFREYDLSAIPVVDDHGYLLGRITMDDIYDIVQEIATEQIYNFAGVDEDVETGKIVLNVSRNRGKWQFLNMCTAFFAASVIGRFQGTIEGLPALAVLMPIVASMGGNTGNQALTVMVRQLAVGDVDNSNWLQSLVKEILVAVMNGFIFAVLVASGSYMWFKNFKISIIMGIAILVNFAIAGLCGTMIPLFLKKMNTDPAVGSSILLTMITDALGFFIFLGMAKIFIY; encoded by the coding sequence ATGCGTATAGGAAGAGATTTAAACCAGTTAGTAGATATGCTTGAAGCTTTTTTAAGAAATCAGAGAGAGAAACGACTTCACTATTCTGAACTTTCAAAAATATTTATCAGGCTTAGAAAATTAGATAAGGAAAAATTTTTAGAATATATAAAAAGAATGCCGAGTAAGGATCTAGGAGACATACTGCTTAGTCTCAGTGAAAATGTTTTAGAAGAAGCTTTAGAAGCTCTGTCAGTAAAAAAACTTGTAAGTACAATCAAAAGACTAGAGTCAGATGATGCTACAGACCTCCTCCAAGATATAGAAGATATCGATGAAGAACTGGCTGCAGAGATACTAGAAGGTCTAGATTACAAGGAGCAAGAAGAGATACAACTTCTAAAAAGTTATGAAGAAGACCAGGCCGGGGCATACATGCAGACTGAGGTATTTGTAGCAAGTGACTCTGAAACAGTTAAGGAGACAATAGAAAGATTTAGAATTTTAAAAGTAAACGGAGAACTAGAAAATGTTTCTAGTGTTTTCATAACTGGAGATTATAAGAATCTTGTGGCCACCATATCATTGGAAGATATTATACTTTTTGATCTAAATAATAGTTTCAAGGAACTCATAATAAAATCTCCTGAAAAATATAAACCGAGATATGTACGAGATGTAGATGATATAGAAGATGTGGCAAAATTATTTAGAGAATATGACCTCTCAGCAATTCCAGTAGTAGATGACCATGGATATCTATTAGGTAGAATTACTATGGATGATATATATGATATAGTACAGGAAATTGCTACAGAACAGATATATAACTTTGCCGGTGTAGACGAAGATGTAGAAACTGGAAAGATAGTCTTGAACGTATCTAGAAACAGAGGAAAGTGGCAGTTTCTAAATATGTGTACTGCATTTTTTGCAGCTTCGGTAATCGGGAGATTTCAGGGGACTATAGAGGGTCTGCCTGCTCTGGCCGTTCTCATGCCTATCGTGGCTTCTATGGGAGGAAATACTGGAAATCAGGCCCTTACCGTAATGGTCAGACAGCTTGCAGTTGGAGATGTTGACAACAGTAACTGGTTACAGAGTCTTGTAAAGGAAATACTTGTTGCAGTTATGAATGGATTTATCTTTGCAGTTCTGGTTGCTAGTGGATCTTATATGTGGTTTAAAAATTTCAAAATTTCAATAATAATGGGAATAGCCATTCTTGTTAACTTTGCTATAGCCGGACTTTGCGGAACAATGATTCCTCTTTTTCTGAAAAAAATGAACACAGACCCTGCTGTTGGAAGTTCTATACTTTTGACAATGATAACAGATGCTTTAGGATTTTTCATTTTTCTGGGGATGGCTAAAATATTCATTTATTAG